The following proteins are encoded in a genomic region of Gimesia algae:
- a CDS encoding EF-hand domain-containing protein — protein sequence MNVKPVLVTAFILGVVSLSGTSGLQAADGKKGERPNREEILKKFDKDGDGKLSEAERSAAREARADKGGKGPGGKGKPGFNREQFIKKFDKNGDGKLDETERKAAQAARGKMGQNRPRMSREEMVKKFDKDGDGKLSEAERQEARKSMGGRPGMNREALIKKFDKNGDGKLDETERQAARAAMSKNRGNKGAGKGPKGAGGKKKNSK from the coding sequence ATGAATGTCAAACCAGTATTGGTTACAGCTTTTATTCTGGGAGTTGTCAGCCTTTCCGGAACATCCGGCTTACAGGCAGCAGATGGAAAAAAAGGGGAGCGGCCGAATCGTGAAGAAATTCTCAAAAAGTTTGACAAAGACGGTGATGGAAAGCTGAGTGAAGCAGAACGATCTGCGGCTCGAGAAGCCCGTGCAGATAAAGGGGGAAAAGGCCCTGGTGGCAAGGGAAAACCGGGGTTTAACCGGGAACAGTTTATTAAAAAATTCGACAAGAATGGAGATGGGAAGCTGGATGAGACTGAGCGGAAAGCAGCCCAGGCAGCACGCGGGAAAATGGGGCAAAATCGCCCACGTATGAGTCGTGAAGAAATGGTTAAGAAGTTTGATAAAGACGGTGACGGAAAATTAAGTGAAGCGGAACGTCAGGAAGCCCGCAAATCGATGGGGGGACGACCGGGCATGAATCGCGAAGCGCTGATAAAAAAGTTCGATAAGAACGGAGACGGCAAACTCGATGAAACGGAACGTCAGGCAGCGAGAGCAGCGATGTCAAAAAACCGTGGAAACAAAGGCGCCGGGAAAGGCCCTAAAGGGGCTGGCGGAAAAAAGAAGAATTCAAAATAA
- a CDS encoding type II secretion system F family protein, which produces MFKSRASLKSLSLLCRSLGTMLESGVSIVKSFQLAGKKLGDHRLQQSVSDIVIELKSGNDVTSALQKQGNYYPELLVNMISVAEQSGGLPEVLKALADHYDNLVQMRKNFLRMIAWPVFQFVVALLVIALMILILGLIAQGGVPIDVLGLGLSGPSGAIIWLTCTFGSLFVLYVLYQILDRMFGGKRYFHSLFLKIPVLGNCMRSFAIARFSWAFALTQQAGMNILDSLEASLKATGNGAFIAAIPQVNTAINDGEHLADALAETRLFTEEYIHMVDVGETSGTVPETLERLSPQFQQDAQRSLTALAAVFGWLVWALVAVFIIFVVFRIAFWYLGILNDALQQV; this is translated from the coding sequence ATGTTCAAGTCACGTGCTTCGTTGAAATCCCTGTCGCTGCTGTGTCGTTCATTAGGTACGATGCTGGAATCGGGAGTCTCGATCGTCAAATCATTTCAACTGGCTGGAAAAAAACTGGGTGACCATCGTTTACAGCAGTCCGTGAGTGATATTGTAATTGAACTCAAATCAGGAAATGATGTGACTTCCGCCCTGCAGAAGCAGGGAAATTATTATCCGGAACTGCTGGTGAATATGATCAGTGTCGCCGAACAGAGTGGTGGGCTGCCTGAAGTTTTGAAGGCCTTGGCCGATCATTATGATAACCTGGTGCAGATGCGGAAAAATTTCCTGCGGATGATCGCCTGGCCGGTATTTCAGTTTGTTGTGGCTCTGCTGGTCATCGCGTTGATGATTCTGATCCTGGGGTTAATTGCACAGGGAGGTGTCCCGATCGATGTTCTGGGACTGGGATTATCGGGGCCTTCTGGTGCCATCATCTGGCTGACCTGTACCTTCGGCTCGCTGTTTGTACTGTATGTGTTGTATCAGATTCTGGATCGGATGTTCGGTGGGAAGCGCTATTTCCACAGTCTCTTTCTGAAAATCCCCGTGCTGGGCAATTGTATGCGTTCTTTTGCCATCGCCCGGTTCTCCTGGGCGTTTGCACTGACTCAACAGGCAGGGATGAATATTCTGGATTCGCTGGAGGCCAGCCTGAAAGCGACAGGGAATGGTGCCTTTATCGCAGCCATTCCCCAGGTTAATACGGCCATCAATGATGGTGAGCATCTGGCAGATGCGCTGGCGGAAACCCGATTGTTTACAGAAGAATACATCCATATGGTTGATGTCGGGGAAACATCAGGGACAGTGCCAGAAACTCTGGAGAGATTAAGTCCGCAGTTTCAGCAGGATGCGCAGCGAAGCCTGACGGCATTGGCGGCTGTTTTCGGCTGGTTGGTCTGGGCTCTGGTGGCCGTATTCATCATCTTTGTTGTCTTCCGCATCGCTTTCTGGTATCTGGGGATATTGAACGATGCGCTCCAGCAGGTTTGA
- a CDS encoding enoyl-ACP reductase FabI, whose product MDFLQLAGKRILVFGVANRKSVAWQTGKVLEQAGAEVIYVVRSEARKESLAKLTAHAPIYVCDVEHQEQIDQLATEISQKFDVIHGLVHSIAFADYSAGWLPFHETPRTAFLQAVDVSCFSLTALSNAFKDLLDPEQGSVVTISISTTRMAAENYGYMAPVKAALDSSICFLAKSFSNFSNVRFNAVCPGLLKTSASAGIPGYVDSYLFAEKATLRKSAVQTSEVADTVAFLLSPRSSGINSQGIVIDAGMGTNYFDKKIVSEDP is encoded by the coding sequence ATGGATTTTTTGCAACTGGCAGGCAAACGGATACTGGTTTTTGGAGTCGCCAACCGAAAAAGCGTAGCCTGGCAGACAGGCAAAGTCCTGGAACAGGCCGGGGCGGAAGTCATCTACGTTGTCCGTTCTGAGGCTCGGAAAGAATCCCTTGCGAAACTGACAGCACACGCACCGATTTATGTGTGCGATGTCGAACACCAGGAACAGATTGACCAGTTGGCGACAGAAATCAGTCAGAAATTTGATGTCATTCACGGACTGGTGCATTCGATTGCGTTTGCAGACTATTCAGCGGGCTGGCTCCCATTCCATGAAACTCCGCGTACCGCGTTTCTGCAGGCAGTCGACGTTTCCTGCTTTTCATTGACCGCACTCTCCAATGCGTTCAAGGATCTGCTCGACCCGGAGCAGGGGAGTGTGGTGACAATTTCAATCTCAACAACGCGGATGGCTGCAGAGAATTATGGCTACATGGCTCCGGTGAAAGCAGCCTTGGATTCTTCGATCTGCTTCCTGGCGAAGTCGTTTTCCAACTTCTCTAACGTGCGGTTTAATGCGGTCTGTCCTGGCTTACTCAAAACATCCGCTTCTGCCGGCATCCCCGGATATGTTGACAGCTATCTGTTCGCTGAAAAAGCCACACTTCGGAAATCGGCCGTCCAGACCAGCGAAGTTGCAGATACGGTTGCTTTTTTACTCAGCCCGCGTTCCTCAGGTATTAATTCGCAGGGCATCGTCATCGATGCGGGTATGGGTACGAATTATTTTGATAAAAAAATCGTTTCTGAGGATCCCTGA
- a CDS encoding HYExAFE family protein — protein MVLRRNHYEAAFEAYLRAQKIPYVAVDEKRRALAQDASIKSLDFIVYASQGPNLLIDVKGRTEISPNQKQSRRWENWATLEDIQGLQQWQELFGNDFVSGFIFAYQLPENSISNSLEKLFEFRGSLYAFYLVNIDEYRLKMKPRSQSWQTVFLHQQDFYELRKPVDAIIQT, from the coding sequence ATGGTACTTCGCAGAAACCATTATGAAGCTGCGTTCGAAGCATACCTCCGCGCCCAAAAAATCCCCTATGTGGCGGTAGACGAGAAACGAAGAGCGCTCGCGCAAGACGCTTCCATTAAGTCACTCGACTTTATCGTCTATGCCAGCCAGGGCCCGAATCTCCTGATTGATGTAAAAGGCCGCACCGAAATCTCTCCCAATCAAAAGCAGAGCCGTCGCTGGGAAAACTGGGCCACTCTGGAAGATATACAGGGACTCCAACAATGGCAGGAACTGTTTGGGAATGACTTTGTCTCAGGTTTTATATTCGCTTACCAGCTCCCGGAGAACTCCATCTCAAACAGTCTGGAAAAACTGTTTGAATTTCGGGGAAGCCTCTACGCGTTCTACCTGGTCAACATCGACGAATATCGACTGAAAATGAAACCCCGTTCACAAAGCTGGCAAACAGTCTTCCTGCATCAGCAGGATTTCTACGAACTGCGAAAACCCGTAGACGCCATTATACAAACCTGA
- a CDS encoding serine/threonine-protein kinase — protein sequence MSNEQDQSSESVIKVLNQYVDYLQSSDQDSCHSLQAVNPELRPLMACLDSLEQLAPCSEDSDHSAEFSGPADTTLLHATVNSRRIPSGQVMEFGNYELLEELGRGGMGIVYKARQKDLNRIVALKTILSHQFASEEEIRRFYQEARAAGRLQHANIISIHEVGQHLGQHYFTMDFIPGGSLANSRPDFLKHAAGSDYYQTASLMQQVAKAVDYLHSQEIIHRDLKPSNILLDEQGVAYVTDFGLAKVFEVQQIDSVCEARTQSGMIIGTPGYMSPEQAAGQLGEISPRSDIFSLGIILYELLTGVSPFKQQRPLDSLVAVIEGEPPLPHIQNATIPEPLELICLKCLEKDPALRYQTARELADDLERFIAGEPVQAQPANFRQQFQRWFRRQPALVSRLSAIVLASGIIQTVYSTQGVDFIYHVKFMTLFALWAILALFFQWGLDHLKNKIKVRFCWSAADVSLLTGLLVLADAPIGILLIGYPMLIVSAGLFFYVRLVLFTTVLSLLAVAVLVLVRPELAELWQYPVIYGMVLAILGLITAYQIYRVSVLSRYYELRRPER from the coding sequence GTGAGTAACGAACAGGATCAATCTTCAGAGTCCGTGATTAAAGTGCTGAATCAATATGTGGACTATCTGCAAAGCAGTGATCAGGATAGTTGCCATAGTTTACAAGCCGTCAATCCGGAGCTAAGACCTCTGATGGCATGTTTGGATTCGCTGGAGCAACTGGCCCCCTGCAGCGAAGACAGTGATCATTCTGCTGAGTTTTCAGGGCCTGCTGACACCACCCTGCTCCATGCGACAGTTAATTCACGACGGATTCCCAGTGGTCAGGTGATGGAATTCGGTAACTATGAATTGCTGGAAGAACTGGGGCGTGGCGGCATGGGCATCGTCTATAAGGCCCGTCAGAAAGATCTGAACCGGATTGTTGCCTTAAAAACGATCTTAAGTCATCAGTTTGCATCAGAAGAAGAGATTCGCCGGTTTTACCAGGAGGCGCGGGCGGCAGGACGGTTACAGCATGCCAATATTATTTCAATTCATGAAGTCGGTCAGCACCTGGGACAGCATTACTTCACAATGGATTTCATTCCCGGAGGCTCGTTAGCGAATTCCCGGCCGGACTTTCTGAAGCACGCTGCAGGCTCGGACTATTACCAGACTGCCTCGTTGATGCAACAGGTTGCCAAAGCCGTTGATTATTTACATTCCCAAGAGATCATCCATCGCGACTTAAAACCTTCGAATATCCTGCTTGATGAACAGGGGGTTGCCTACGTAACCGATTTCGGACTTGCCAAAGTTTTTGAGGTGCAGCAGATTGATAGTGTGTGTGAGGCACGAACTCAGAGCGGGATGATTATTGGTACTCCAGGTTACATGTCTCCTGAACAGGCTGCGGGGCAGCTGGGTGAAATTTCACCTCGCAGTGATATCTTCAGCCTGGGGATCATTTTGTATGAATTGCTGACAGGAGTTTCTCCTTTTAAGCAACAGAGGCCGCTGGACTCCCTGGTGGCGGTGATTGAAGGGGAACCTCCCCTGCCTCATATACAGAACGCGACTATCCCTGAACCTCTGGAATTGATTTGTCTGAAGTGCCTGGAGAAAGACCCGGCTTTACGCTACCAGACTGCTAGGGAACTGGCGGATGACCTGGAGCGGTTTATCGCGGGGGAACCCGTTCAGGCACAGCCAGCGAACTTCAGACAGCAGTTCCAGCGCTGGTTCCGCAGGCAGCCGGCTCTGGTGTCGCGGTTATCTGCGATCGTGTTGGCGAGCGGAATCATTCAGACTGTGTATTCGACTCAGGGGGTCGATTTCATTTACCACGTGAAGTTCATGACTCTGTTTGCGCTCTGGGCTATTCTAGCTCTGTTTTTTCAATGGGGGCTCGATCACCTGAAAAACAAGATCAAGGTCCGTTTCTGCTGGTCAGCCGCTGATGTGTCACTCTTAACCGGATTGCTGGTTCTTGCGGATGCACCGATCGGGATATTATTGATTGGCTATCCCATGTTAATTGTTTCGGCGGGGCTGTTTTTCTATGTGCGACTGGTGCTGTTTACCACGGTTCTTTCACTGCTGGCAGTCGCGGTGCTGGTACTGGTCAGGCCTGAGCTGGCAGAGCTGTGGCAGTATCCGGTTATTTATGGGATGGTGCTGGCGATTCTGGGGCTGATCACCGCATACCAGATCTACCGGGTCAGTGTACTCAGCCGCTATTATGAACTGAGACGCCCGGAACGATGA
- a CDS encoding rhomboid family intramembrane serine protease encodes MGIESRDYLRHESGGGNYRSFGASSGGWAIKYILIANVAVFLIEMATANGRGSSTLLNYLALDRESIFSSFQIWRLLTYGFCHALNPLTHIIFNMFVLWMFGRAVEPILGSREFLSFYLASIVISGLCHIGISPNPVIGASGGVMAVVFLTAMYFPRMTVLLFFVIPIELRWLAILYAAVDLFGFINPGGDAVAHFAHLGGAAFGVAYKYYGWNLTQQFNSKWSRLQVNRSARKKKLRVYTEEDSHLSKASLDERVDAILEKISREGEANLTDQERALLKEASNKYKKR; translated from the coding sequence ATGGGGATTGAGAGCCGGGATTACCTGCGGCATGAAAGTGGTGGGGGGAATTACCGCTCATTTGGAGCCTCTTCTGGTGGCTGGGCCATCAAGTATATCCTGATAGCGAATGTGGCTGTCTTTCTGATTGAAATGGCTACAGCTAACGGGCGGGGCTCATCAACTCTCCTGAACTATCTGGCGCTGGATCGTGAATCAATTTTTTCCAGCTTTCAGATCTGGCGGCTGTTGACCTACGGTTTCTGTCACGCGCTGAATCCGCTGACGCATATTATTTTCAATATGTTTGTTCTCTGGATGTTTGGCCGTGCGGTAGAACCGATTCTGGGCTCCCGTGAGTTTCTGAGCTTTTATCTGGCATCAATCGTGATCAGTGGCCTGTGTCATATTGGAATCAGTCCTAATCCGGTCATTGGTGCCTCGGGTGGAGTGATGGCCGTTGTCTTTCTGACGGCCATGTATTTCCCTCGCATGACGGTCCTGTTGTTTTTTGTGATACCCATCGAATTGCGCTGGCTGGCCATACTCTATGCTGCCGTTGATCTGTTCGGTTTCATTAACCCCGGTGGAGATGCTGTCGCACACTTTGCTCACCTGGGGGGGGCTGCTTTCGGTGTGGCTTATAAATATTATGGCTGGAATCTGACTCAGCAGTTCAACAGTAAATGGAGCCGATTGCAGGTAAACCGCTCCGCCAGAAAAAAGAAACTCCGGGTATATACTGAAGAAGACTCTCACCTTTCCAAAGCAAGCCTTGACGAGCGAGTGGATGCGATTCTGGAAAAAATCAGTCGCGAGGGAGAAGCAAATCTAACCGATCAGGAGCGGGCTCTGCTCAAAGAGGCCAGCAATAAGTATAAAAAGAGGTGA
- the hisS gene encoding histidine--tRNA ligase, which yields MKKELIEPRTLKGFRDYLPSAMIPREQLIETAKSVYRSYGFSPIDTPALEYTEILTGKGGTESDKQMFRFTQGKRDVAMRFDLTVPFARFAAQNIGELGTPFKRYHVGTVWRGERPQKGRYREFVQCDFDTIGTTSNSADIETLFIIHDLMVKIGFSDFTIHINNRKILNGLLESLDLQSRSAEVLRALDKLPKIGADAVIKEMLEQGNLTQQQAEKVISLTTLEGSTADILNSLEKQLVGNECGEQGVAYLREVFDAVDKAGIVSERIILDPSIARGLDYYTGTIYETFLNQLPGIGSVCSGGRYDNLAELFTTQKLPGVGASLGLDRLLAAMQELNLLDEVSTPAPILVTQMDAKYTSDYLRLARDLRMYGFNVEVYPDTSSIKKQFKYANRHGFKIVIVAGDEEFEKQDWQVKDMQTGTQTAVRKEELLELIRRVLA from the coding sequence GTGAAAAAAGAATTAATTGAACCAAGGACTCTCAAAGGGTTCCGAGATTACCTCCCCTCGGCAATGATTCCCCGTGAGCAACTGATTGAAACAGCCAAGTCAGTCTACCGCAGTTATGGTTTCAGCCCCATCGACACACCAGCACTGGAATACACCGAAATCCTGACCGGGAAAGGTGGAACCGAATCAGACAAACAAATGTTTCGTTTCACTCAGGGAAAACGGGATGTCGCCATGCGGTTCGATCTGACCGTACCTTTTGCACGCTTTGCCGCACAAAATATTGGCGAACTGGGGACGCCATTCAAACGTTATCATGTCGGCACTGTCTGGCGTGGTGAACGTCCTCAAAAAGGTCGCTATCGCGAGTTTGTCCAATGTGATTTCGATACAATTGGAACTACCTCGAATTCAGCCGATATCGAAACCCTGTTCATCATTCATGATCTGATGGTAAAAATCGGCTTCTCTGATTTTACGATTCACATCAACAATCGCAAAATTCTGAACGGTCTATTGGAAAGCCTTGATCTCCAGTCACGTTCGGCTGAAGTGCTGCGCGCACTCGATAAGCTGCCTAAGATTGGTGCAGATGCTGTCATCAAAGAAATGCTGGAGCAGGGGAACCTCACTCAACAACAGGCAGAAAAAGTGATTTCCCTGACGACTCTCGAAGGGTCGACCGCAGACATTTTAAATTCACTGGAGAAACAGCTTGTCGGTAATGAGTGTGGAGAGCAGGGAGTCGCTTATCTGCGGGAAGTCTTTGACGCCGTGGATAAAGCAGGTATCGTCAGCGAGCGGATCATCCTTGACCCCTCGATTGCCCGCGGTCTTGATTACTACACGGGAACGATCTACGAAACATTTCTGAACCAGCTCCCTGGAATCGGAAGTGTCTGTTCGGGCGGTCGTTACGATAACCTCGCAGAACTGTTTACGACACAGAAGCTGCCAGGCGTGGGAGCCAGCCTGGGTCTGGACCGACTGCTGGCAGCTATGCAGGAGCTGAATCTACTGGACGAAGTTTCGACTCCCGCTCCGATTCTGGTCACACAGATGGATGCAAAATATACCTCCGACTATCTCAGACTTGCCCGGGATCTCAGGATGTATGGCTTTAATGTCGAAGTCTACCCGGACACGTCATCCATCAAGAAGCAGTTTAAATATGCCAATCGGCACGGTTTCAAAATCGTGATTGTCGCCGGAGACGAAGAATTCGAAAAACAGGATTGGCAGGTCAAGGATATGCAGACGGGGACTCAGACTGCCGTCCGCAAGGAAGAACTGCTGGAACTCATCAGACGGGTGCTGGCATAG
- a CDS encoding beta-ketoacyl-[acyl-carrier-protein] synthase family protein encodes MPPKISVTEETSRRVVITGIGLITPYAVGREQSWQKLLSGHSATRLLQDLSNQLGRPIAGGIIPDAELSSTSHTRTPFQMDPSIDLTLKATSEAIEDAGLDRRQLSSESAGCVIGSSKGGIAGYAELTAASHNKSTANDSIPPEFWLQCLPTACSQAVTAEYGLQGAALTPVSACATGLSSVMRGADLIRDGICDTVIAGSADASLVPAVLGSFQRMGVLATDFPSSAQACKPYDSRRNGFVVGEGAGIMILESLEHALERNATPYAEWLGGGLGADSTHLMQFDPAAESLARLIKDTLQRAHVSAAELDYINLHGTGTQINDLYETRALQNALGDLASSIPCSSLKGGMGHLLGAAGSVELGFTILAMRDHIIPATLNLEHPDPQCNLNYTPRVAVPKTIRTALKLSFGFGGHLVAGLLRNWQVTR; translated from the coding sequence ATGCCACCAAAGATTTCGGTCACAGAGGAAACTTCCCGCAGGGTTGTCATTACGGGCATTGGTCTGATTACCCCTTATGCTGTCGGGCGCGAACAGTCCTGGCAAAAACTGCTCTCCGGCCATTCCGCCACCAGACTGCTGCAGGATCTGTCGAATCAGTTGGGACGCCCCATCGCTGGAGGTATCATTCCCGACGCTGAACTCTCTTCCACATCCCACACCCGTACTCCCTTCCAGATGGATCCTTCCATCGATTTGACTCTGAAAGCGACCAGTGAAGCCATTGAGGATGCGGGCCTCGATCGAAGACAACTCTCAAGTGAATCAGCCGGGTGTGTCATAGGCTCCAGTAAGGGGGGTATCGCCGGTTATGCCGAACTGACTGCCGCTTCTCATAACAAGTCAACAGCAAACGACTCAATCCCACCGGAATTCTGGCTCCAATGCCTGCCCACTGCATGCAGCCAGGCGGTCACAGCCGAGTATGGCCTACAGGGAGCGGCGTTGACCCCTGTTTCAGCCTGCGCTACTGGTCTCTCCAGCGTGATGCGAGGTGCTGATTTAATTCGAGACGGTATTTGTGATACTGTGATCGCGGGAAGCGCTGATGCTTCTCTGGTACCAGCGGTTCTGGGCTCATTTCAACGGATGGGAGTACTGGCAACTGACTTCCCATCATCAGCACAAGCTTGTAAACCTTATGACAGTCGGAGAAATGGATTTGTCGTAGGCGAGGGGGCAGGAATAATGATCCTTGAATCCCTGGAGCACGCTTTGGAAAGAAATGCGACGCCCTATGCAGAATGGCTGGGGGGAGGCCTGGGCGCTGATTCCACTCATCTGATGCAGTTCGATCCCGCTGCAGAAAGTCTGGCACGATTGATCAAGGATACGCTGCAGCGTGCACACGTCTCAGCTGCAGAACTGGATTACATCAACCTGCATGGTACGGGGACGCAGATCAACGACCTCTATGAAACTCGGGCGCTGCAGAATGCATTAGGTGATCTGGCATCCTCGATCCCGTGTTCCAGCCTGAAGGGAGGCATGGGACACCTGCTGGGTGCAGCAGGCAGTGTCGAACTCGGGTTCACTATACTGGCCATGCGGGATCACATCATTCCCGCAACACTGAATCTGGAACATCCCGATCCACAATGTAATTTGAACTACACTCCGCGCGTCGCAGTTCCGAAAACCATCCGCACAGCGTTGAAACTCTCATTCGGATTTGGCGGACATCTGGTCGCAGGCTTACTGCGTAACTGGCAGGTCACGCGTTAA
- a CDS encoding glycosyltransferase family 9 protein — MNQIEASRICLIKPSALGDVVQTLPILPALKSRFPDAQISWVIRDSFANLLEEHPHIDEIIPFSRRSSVRYWWSFLKDLKQRQFDLVLDLQGLLRTGVMTAATRARWRIGIEAAREGSHLAYNMTIPETSRSIPAYQKYWNVADAFGSGEKSRETSISISDEDKAWARKTLSAGEKSCPTLAIHAGAQWITKRWPPESFAAVGAKAIRHFRCNIVLVGTADERPLTSQIEKLLHKFVPTGRVLNLAGQTTLKQLAAVLMETDYLLTNDSGPMHLAAGLGTPVTGIFTCTSSLRSGPPGDQHELVSTNVDCAASYQKRCPKRGPQNLCCMDELEVTRAWQALYRLITRQNVQRDSSAA, encoded by the coding sequence ATGAACCAGATTGAAGCCAGTCGCATCTGCCTCATCAAACCCAGCGCATTGGGAGATGTCGTTCAGACACTCCCCATTCTACCTGCTCTCAAATCAAGATTTCCTGATGCTCAGATCTCCTGGGTGATTCGTGACAGCTTCGCAAATCTACTGGAAGAGCATCCGCACATTGATGAGATCATTCCCTTCAGTAGACGAAGTTCCGTCCGTTACTGGTGGAGTTTTCTGAAAGACCTGAAACAGCGACAGTTTGATCTCGTTCTGGATTTGCAGGGATTGCTGCGAACCGGAGTCATGACCGCTGCCACACGAGCCCGCTGGCGCATCGGAATTGAAGCAGCCCGTGAAGGTTCTCATCTGGCTTACAATATGACTATTCCAGAAACGAGTCGCTCCATTCCCGCATATCAAAAGTACTGGAATGTGGCAGATGCTTTCGGTTCTGGAGAAAAGAGCCGGGAAACCAGTATCTCTATCAGCGATGAAGACAAAGCCTGGGCGCGAAAGACCCTCTCTGCCGGAGAAAAATCCTGCCCTACGCTGGCCATTCATGCCGGAGCACAATGGATTACCAAACGTTGGCCTCCGGAAAGCTTCGCTGCCGTCGGCGCTAAAGCGATCCGACACTTTCGCTGCAATATCGTCCTGGTAGGCACTGCTGACGAACGTCCATTGACCAGCCAGATCGAGAAGCTGTTGCATAAATTTGTTCCAACAGGCCGTGTCCTCAATCTGGCAGGACAGACGACCCTGAAGCAGTTAGCTGCAGTATTAATGGAAACAGATTACTTACTCACCAATGATTCCGGTCCGATGCATTTGGCTGCGGGTCTGGGAACTCCCGTCACCGGGATCTTTACCTGCACGAGTTCGCTACGCTCTGGACCTCCAGGTGACCAGCACGAACTTGTCTCCACTAACGTTGATTGCGCAGCCAGTTACCAGAAACGCTGCCCCAAACGTGGTCCACAAAATTTGTGCTGTATGGATGAACTGGAGGTTACCCGTGCCTGGCAGGCACTGTATCGCCTGATCACACGCCAGAATGTCCAGCGTGATTCCAGCGCCGCCTGA
- a CDS encoding YkgJ family cysteine cluster protein yields the protein MSTMTVKRAELKPGEVLCSYCTARCCRYFALPIETPETWEDYDHMRWYVMHGSCAIFVDEDVWFLMVYGDCKYLLEDYRCGNYEDRPQICRTYTTDECEYDNDGTYDRLFETPEQIWEYAHAVLPPKKKKKKKKSATEVSHQKLPIVHI from the coding sequence ATGTCAACAATGACAGTCAAACGAGCTGAACTCAAACCGGGCGAAGTTTTGTGCAGCTATTGCACAGCCCGCTGCTGTCGTTATTTTGCACTGCCGATTGAGACTCCCGAAACCTGGGAAGACTACGATCATATGCGCTGGTACGTGATGCATGGGAGTTGTGCGATATTTGTCGATGAGGATGTCTGGTTTCTGATGGTTTATGGCGACTGTAAATATCTGCTGGAAGATTATCGCTGCGGAAATTATGAAGATCGACCTCAAATCTGTCGAACTTACACCACTGATGAATGTGAATACGACAATGATGGTACTTACGATCGCCTGTTCGAAACCCCCGAACAGATCTGGGAATATGCCCATGCCGTCCTGCCACCTAAAAAGAAGAAAAAAAAGAAAAAATCTGCCACTGAAGTGTCCCACCAGAAACTTCCCATTGTCCATATTTAA
- a CDS encoding sigma-70 family RNA polymerase sigma factor yields MSQSHFQELIQRTRAGDRVAENELLSKCRAYISLIARAQIEGWMRTKVDASDLVQQTLLEAHQGLEQFKGETEAEWLGWLRGILRHNTLDFARQYQGAAKRDVKREFSLDQNGANTGQSAAQKWELQDSMETPSRILLNREQEILMADAVSELPEDYQEVIMLRNLQRLSFKQVAERMNRSPGAVQMLWLRALNQLQERLEHR; encoded by the coding sequence ATGTCGCAATCCCATTTTCAAGAGCTGATTCAACGCACGCGTGCCGGTGATCGGGTTGCTGAAAATGAATTGCTGTCGAAATGTCGCGCCTATATCTCGCTGATTGCCAGGGCACAAATCGAAGGTTGGATGCGTACGAAGGTCGATGCATCAGATCTGGTACAACAGACGTTACTGGAAGCGCATCAGGGACTGGAGCAGTTCAAAGGAGAAACCGAAGCCGAATGGCTGGGCTGGCTGCGGGGAATCCTGAGGCACAATACTCTGGATTTTGCCAGGCAATATCAGGGGGCAGCCAAACGGGATGTGAAACGAGAATTTTCACTGGATCAGAACGGAGCGAATACCGGGCAGTCTGCTGCTCAGAAATGGGAGTTGCAGGATTCGATGGAAACTCCCAGTCGAATCCTGTTGAATCGCGAGCAGGAAATCCTGATGGCGGATGCGGTCTCAGAGCTTCCGGAAGATTACCAGGAAGTGATCATGCTGCGGAACCTGCAACGGCTTTCGTTTAAACAGGTCGCGGAAAGAATGAATCGCAGTCCGGGAGCCGTTCAAATGCTCTGGCTCAGAGCGTTAAACCAGTTACAGGAGCGTCTGGAACATCGTTAA